A segment of the Panicum hallii strain FIL2 chromosome 1, PHallii_v3.1, whole genome shotgun sequence genome:
tagcttgattcgtggacaattgtcgatgaagccgtggcagttgttgatgaagccaactagttgGAATTTTTCCCCGACTAGTTGTCAACGGTATGAGGCCCGtgctcgactagtttctagtcgagacgagtagttgaagtagttgtCGGCATGTCAGCGGCGCAGCACGAGCTGGAGTCGAGCGGAGTAGTCGAGGTTGATGTAGTCGTTCGCTCAAAGATCCAATCTCGAACTTGACGGATTGATCCACCACGTGGATTGGATAAacttgatgaagaggtccttcaggCTCGCCAATGATCTCGATGATCTACCCCACGGTGGGAGCCAACTGTTGGTGTTTTGACCGCTAGCCTatctagggataccctaaggtaggagATTATTTGGTGATGGATCACCGGATCTGTAACTTGAAAGAAGCGAGGACACAAGATACAAGTTTAGATAAGTTCGGGCCACCAGAGTAACGTAATACCCTTCATCCTATTTGAGATATTGTATATTGTGCCCTACGCTTGGGTATTGAGCTGCCTATTGGCTGCTCTGCCGATCTAGgtaccctgccctcctttatatattctAGGGGGCGGGTTACTAGTCGGTTACAAgataggagtcctagtaggattacagggtagagtcctagtaggattactgAGGAATCTTAGTAAGAGTCCGACTTCTTCTTTCCTTgcgggtagcttccttgtggGTACCCGGAGATCGATCTCTGACAAGTCCCTGAGCGCTTCATAGCCGAGTAATGCAGGCATCCGAATACTTCTGGAGATATCTTCGAGTTCTTCAAAACTCCACCTCAGAATTCCACCTTGAATATGTCTTCCAAGTACCTTCCTGGCCGCTTCAAGGCTGCGTGGTGCTCTTGCCCGAGTAGATTTTAAGTCTTCAAAAAAATTATCTCCTGCACGGGGTGCGATGAAAATCGCACtacatatggagtagcccccgaaccttaggttgaattcaagaatcaggctgagggtacaattagtcttgaatctccTTTCCTTTATCTTCCaaatagatttgaaaaataagtcactgatgacACTATCCTGCAGCCCCGAtctttgaatccaaatcctaaaATTTGGAAAAGGGATTTAAAAGAACGTGACATGCATGATACTCCTATATGATAAGTTCAACCGAATGAACAGTGACAACTCCTTGTGACTACTTTTCAAAGCACGAGAAATATCTATAACATTTCGCAAAAAGAAACATCTATTACAAGATACTAAATAATGCCATTATAATAGTTTTATATCAAGCCTAGGAATTCCCTCTCAATCTATACATCAGCTGGTACACATGTAAGGAGCCGAATTGCTCATTGGCTACGCTCCAGTGCTGCAACATGGATACATAATTGATCAGTTGGGTATGAGCTTGAAGTGCGGCTTGTCCATGGAAGGGGAAGGGTCATAGATGCCGTAATCATTCGTCTTGACGTTGAGCATCCGAGCAGGCACCAGAAGTGCTACTGCTTCCTTCTGTCCAGTCCCTGCTGCCTGCAAATTAATTTTCTGGTAAACGTGAGAAAGAAAGGTAATAAAGTTTTGTCTAAACAAGGTTGATATGAAGTCCAAGTATTCGAAACGGTAGTTCGTCTCTAACTCTCTCtgtgtgtgtgcgcgcgcgtGACACACACACATAGACATAGACAAGCACACATAGAGATGTATAGGGTTTTTGAGTGCCAGGCAGTTTTAGTTTTCTTGCTATATACCTCTCCGTGTTGACGTAGGTCATCTTGACCCGTCAAGAAACTGCGCTGTCTCCCTGAAAACAAACAATCACACCACTGAGAACCTAGGAGAATCAAAGCTATTTTCTCCTGCACAGAGATATATGACCACACCTACTATCCTAACAGGAACCAATTAAGAGTTCCTTTGCGAGATTCTTTCCTCCACTATCTATCAAGTGAAAGATCTACTACTTCTCTTGTATCTTGATCGAGGAAACTTAACATAAGCAGAGGCCGGACTAGCTGGAAGCATCATGTTGTTACTAGGCTTGGTAAAACAGGAAATTGACTACTCAACAATCTTATGTTTGGGGATTCAACGTTTGAATTAAGGGAAAACTAGCTCAAGAACTTCCAAGAAAGAATTATTTGCACAAACCTGCGAATGAAGTTGAGAATAAGAAAGCAAAGATGATGAGAGCAAAGAGGGACGCAGATGTCCAAGACCTTGATAGTATTCTCATTTCTGAAATCACGCGATGCATACACTATCAGCAACACAGGCAACACATGAACCTGAAACCAGGTGAAGCGGGCCTTCCTCCCTTCACCCCTTTTCTTTGGCAACGAAAGCCGAATATATAACCAGGAAGGTGAGCAATCCCTTACAAGCGACAAAAACGAATCTGACTTCCTCTGAACAAATTCCCGAGGGAAAGAGAGTTAAAACTTTTCTGGAGGCAAAAGAAAGTCTCGTGCCAGCTGCTTTCTGTTTGGAATTTTCAGGATGGGGTCATCATGGTTGGTACATGCTTGCTTACTTCACTTTGTATTTAAATATACTTGAAAAAAGTGCAATTCGACAAATGGATTCTTTCAGTTACAGTAATCATATCTTTTTCCATACTGCCTCACCAGTACATCAGCACATAGTTTT
Coding sequences within it:
- the LOC112872697 gene encoding protein CASPARIAN STRIP INTEGRITY FACTOR 1 encodes the protein MHRVISEMRILSRSWTSASLFALIIFAFLFSTSFAGRQRSFLTGQDDLRQHGEAAGTGQKEAVALLVPARMLNVKTNDYGIYDPSPSMDKPHFKLIPN